In Miscanthus floridulus cultivar M001 chromosome 5, ASM1932011v1, whole genome shotgun sequence, one genomic interval encodes:
- the LOC136454877 gene encoding uncharacterized protein, with amino-acid sequence MKESSYHNAKMVAYCQEVRWLEDKFDGLKLNHVPRCLNEAANALVKATSGRELVPMGVFTSDQHKPSVRYEGSEQAKDGRSDLAPRADSPTAPSDPEVMELEEDLATEPDPLDDWRMPYLDYLLRDTLLMDKTGARRLAHHAKSFVLIEGELYRRSHTGILQLCIPDE; translated from the coding sequence atgaaggagtccagctACCATAATGCTAAGATGGTTGCGTACTGTCAAGAAGttcgatggctggaggacaagtttgatggcctcaaACTTAATCACGTCCCGAGGTGCCTCAACGAGGCAGCCAATGCACTCGTGAAGGCGACGTCCGGTCGAGAGCTGGTGCCTATGGGCGTCTtcaccagcgaccaacacaaaccctcggtgcgcTACGAAGGGTCAGAACAGGCCAAGGATGGTCGGTCTGATCTGGCCCCAAGGGCTGACTCGCCGACTGCTCcatccgaccccgaggtcatggagcttgaagaggatctggctacagagcctgaccctctggacgATTGGAGAAtgccctacctcgactacctcctccgcgacaCATTGCTAATGGACAAGACGGGAGCTCGACGGCTCGCACATCATGCCAAGTCTTTCGTTCttatagagggcgaactctacagacggagccacaccgggatcctgcagcTCTGCATCCCTGATGAATAG
- the LOC136452517 gene encoding polygalacturonase-like: protein MARINAYSLALLLFCYVLSGVAEATYNVASFGAKPNGRTDSSGAFASAWSAACRSREPATVHVPNGHFLLSRAAFTGPCSSRVMLQVDGTLVAPSGYTSGGDDGWIVFDHVDGLTVSGGTVDGRGEALWACKAAGHGGCPSGATSLKVLNSRDVVISSLTSVDSELYHVMINGCEGVMVQDVQIAAPGSSPNTDGIHVQASSQVTVTRTSIQTGDDCVSVGPGTTNLRVEHVSCGPGHGIRYGAWGRESDESGVENVTVTGAAFVGTENGLRIKTWARAKVEGAYVRGVVFEHTLMHDMRNPIIIDQSYCPNHGGGAGCPHQSSAVKISDVRYTDIQGPSASKVAVKFDCSASNPCSGIGLKDIKLTLDGGKPAEGTCQHADGRASGEVEPPSCL, encoded by the exons ATGGCTCGCATCAACGCTTATTCCCTAGCGCTGCTGCTCTTTTGCTACGTTTTGTCAGGTGTAGCTGAAGCGACGTACAATGTCGCCAGTTTCGGAGCGAAGCCCAATGGCCGGACGGACTCGTCCGGCGCGTTCGCCAGTGCCTGGTCCGCCGCTTGCCGGTCACGGGAGCCGGCGACCGTGCACGTGCCAAATGGGCACTTCCTGCTCAGCCGTGCGGCCTTCACTGGCCCATGCTCTAGCAGGGTGATGCTTCAGGTCGATGGTACGCTTGTTGCGCCATCAGGCTACACCAGCGGTGGGGACGACGGCTGGATCGTGTTCGACCACGTCGATGGCCTCACCGTGTCTGGCGGCACCGTCGACGGCCGCGGCGAGGCACTGTGGGCGTGCAAGGCTGCTGGGCATGGCGGGTGCCCCAGTGGAGCAACA TCGCTGAAGGTGCTGAACTCGAGGGACGTGGTCATCAGCAGCCTGACCTCGGTCGACAGCGAGCTGTACCACGTCATGATCAACGGCTGCGAGGGCGTCATGGTGCAAGACGTACAGATCGCCGCGCCGGGAAGCAGCCCCAACACGGACGGGATCCACGTGCAGGCCTCGTCCCAGGTCACGGTCACCCGGACCAGCATCCAGACCGGGGACGACTGCGTCTCCGTCGGCCCCGGCACCACCAACCTGCGTGTGGAGCACGTCAGCTGCGGCCCGGGCCATGGCATAAGGTAC GGAGCCTGGGGAAGGGAGAGCGATGAGAGCGGTGTGGAGAACGTGACGGTGACGGGGGCCGCCTTCGTCGGCACCGAGAACGGGCTGCGGATCAAGACGTGGGCGCGGGCCAAGGTGGAGGGCGCGTACGTGCGCGGCGTCGTCTTCGAGCACACGCTCATGCACGACATGCGCAACCCCATCATCATCGACCAGAGCTACTGCCCCAaccacggcggcggcgcgggctgcCCCCATCAG AGCTCGGCCGTGAAGATCAGCGACGTGAGGTACACGGACATCCAGGGGCCGTCGGCGTCCAAGGTGGCGGTGAAGTTCGACTGCAGCGCGAGCAACCCGTGCAGCGGGATCGGCCTCAAGGACATCAAGCTCACCTTGGACGGTGGAAAGCCGGCAGAGGGGACCTGCCAGCACGCGGACGGCAGGGCTTCCGGTGAAGTCGAGCCTCCAAGTTGCCTGTAA